One Pseudonocardia abyssalis DNA segment encodes these proteins:
- a CDS encoding cytochrome c biogenesis CcdA family protein yields the protein MTGLLVLAFGAGLLTPVNPCGFGLLPAVLTATTTANTRGTGLVERLTGGLRAGVALTAGFTATFTIIGLLLTVGVRSVITLVPWLAAALGGVLALVGIAMLAGWHPTLRIGARQPDTRQVTSTRGLIGFGAGYAIASASCTLAVLLAVVTQAAATTWIGVLAVFAAYATGSALLLIALALLAAAASTALARTMRRVAPYAGRIAGALLALSGGYLLYHWLPPLLGADRPSDGGVSALSAQVATWISTHLAAVALTATALALATAVAVLFTRRRPTDATDDETLARPGA from the coding sequence GTGACCGGACTGCTCGTGCTGGCCTTCGGCGCCGGACTGCTCACCCCGGTCAACCCCTGCGGGTTCGGGCTGCTCCCCGCCGTCCTCACCGCCACCACCACCGCCAACACCCGGGGAACCGGCCTGGTCGAGCGGCTGACCGGTGGGCTACGCGCCGGCGTGGCCCTGACCGCCGGGTTCACCGCCACCTTCACCATCATCGGGCTGCTGCTCACCGTCGGGGTCCGCTCGGTCATCACCCTGGTTCCGTGGCTGGCCGCCGCGCTCGGTGGCGTGCTCGCCCTGGTCGGGATCGCGATGCTCGCCGGCTGGCACCCCACCCTCCGGATCGGCGCCCGCCAACCCGACACCCGCCAGGTGACCAGCACCCGCGGGCTCATCGGGTTCGGCGCCGGCTACGCGATCGCGTCGGCCTCCTGCACCCTCGCTGTGCTGCTCGCCGTGGTCACCCAGGCCGCCGCGACCACCTGGATCGGGGTGCTCGCCGTCTTTGCCGCCTACGCCACCGGGTCCGCGCTGCTCCTGATCGCCCTCGCCCTGCTCGCCGCCGCCGCCAGCACCGCGCTGGCCCGCACCATGCGCAGGGTCGCCCCCTACGCCGGGCGCATCGCCGGGGCACTGCTCGCACTGTCCGGTGGCTACCTCCTCTATCACTGGCTGCCCCCGCTGCTGGGCGCCGACCGACCCTCCGACGGCGGCGTCAGCGCGCTCTCCGCACAAGTCGCCACCTGGATCAGCACCCACCTGGCCGCCGTCGCACTCACCGCCACCGCCCTCGCCCTCGCCACCGCCGTCGCGGTCCTGTTCACCCGCCGCCGACCCACAGACGCCACTGACGACGAGACCCTGGCCCGACCCGGCGCATAG
- a CDS encoding MFS transporter, giving the protein MTPGVGGIGTASFLADVGHEVPTSLMASFVTATLGAPAAALGLIEGISEGLAGAGRFVGGALADDPKRRRAVAVGGYTATAVLSGLIGTTTSVVQAGVLRGAAWAARGLRVPARNALLADLVPAHAYGRAYGFERAMDNLGAIGGPLLALGLVSLFSVRTAILLSIIPGLLAAVAIVYAIRQAKLPKVAERRKLRFQVRPVLRGQLGRVMVGFIAFEVGNVAATLLILRATDLLTPGRGIDSATQIAIALYVVYNIAATIASFPAGGFSDRLGKRGPLLVTAAGVATFLGAYVLFAVSGPVIVLLGVAFALAGIGIGCAETAEHAAVAAFAPEEIRGSAFGLLATVQAIGNVAASLVAGLLYTFASPAAAFGYLAVWMVIALAVLAWAAAAARRSEPAV; this is encoded by the coding sequence ATGACACCGGGCGTCGGAGGGATCGGCACGGCCAGCTTCCTGGCCGACGTCGGGCACGAGGTGCCGACCTCGTTGATGGCGAGCTTCGTGACCGCGACGCTCGGCGCCCCGGCCGCGGCGCTCGGGCTGATCGAGGGGATCTCCGAGGGTTTGGCCGGGGCCGGGCGTTTCGTCGGCGGCGCGTTGGCCGATGATCCGAAGCGGCGCCGGGCGGTGGCGGTGGGTGGCTACACTGCGACCGCGGTGCTGTCCGGGTTGATCGGCACCACGACATCGGTGGTCCAGGCCGGGGTGCTGCGCGGCGCGGCATGGGCCGCCCGCGGACTCCGGGTGCCCGCACGCAACGCGCTGCTTGCCGACCTGGTCCCCGCGCACGCCTACGGCCGCGCGTACGGGTTCGAACGCGCGATGGACAACCTCGGGGCGATCGGCGGGCCGCTGCTCGCGCTCGGGCTGGTGTCGCTGTTCAGCGTGCGGACCGCGATCCTGCTCTCGATCATCCCCGGGCTGCTCGCCGCGGTCGCGATCGTCTACGCCATCCGCCAGGCCAAGCTCCCGAAGGTCGCCGAGCGCCGCAAGCTGCGGTTCCAGGTCCGCCCGGTGCTGCGCGGGCAGCTGGGGCGGGTGATGGTCGGGTTCATCGCGTTCGAGGTCGGCAACGTCGCGGCGACGTTGCTGATCCTGCGTGCCACCGACCTGCTCACCCCGGGCCGCGGCATCGACTCCGCCACGCAGATCGCGATCGCGCTCTACGTCGTCTACAACATCGCCGCCACGATCGCGTCGTTCCCCGCCGGCGGGTTCTCCGACCGGCTCGGCAAGCGGGGCCCGCTGCTGGTGACCGCAGCCGGGGTCGCGACGTTCCTGGGCGCCTACGTGCTGTTCGCGGTGTCCGGGCCGGTGATCGTGCTGCTCGGGGTGGCGTTCGCGTTGGCCGGGATCGGGATCGGGTGTGCGGAGACCGCCGAGCACGCCGCGGTGGCCGCATTCGCGCCGGAGGAGATCCGCGGGTCAGCGTTCGGGCTGCTCGCCACGGTGCAGGCGATCGGGAACGTCGCGGCCAGTTTGGTCGCCGGGCTGCTCTACACCTTCGCCTCGCCGGCGGCGGCGTTCGGCTACCTCGCGGTGTGGATGGTGATCGCGCTCGCGGTGCTCGCCTGGGCGGCCGCGGCGGCACGTCGTTCGGAGCCGGCGGTATGA
- a CDS encoding substrate-binding domain-containing protein — protein sequence MARYVEIAEQIAHRIRTGELAAGVDLPAVREHAREHATTTSTVARAYGYLADHAIITLGDRRRARVPADGAIAAARLLDADRVFRLAGSDDPALQLLLDRVGPAVVPVGTRGSFQGLRALARGDADGAAIHLRHYTGAYNAPYARALLRGRHPHLLHLWRREQGLIVPAGNPHHLTSPADLAGRLVARREPGAGTRVLLDQLLLATGTGPHTLQGPQLDSHLEIALAVASGIADTALGLRATAADLGLDFIPLAWEFYDIALPGAALGAARPLLTAITDPDVQAAITALGGYDLTTAGTLTDLTSSIPTARGADRHDPSLGAAAATAAGR from the coding sequence GTGGCCCGCTACGTCGAGATCGCCGAGCAGATCGCGCACCGGATCAGGACCGGTGAGCTCGCGGCCGGCGTCGACCTTCCGGCGGTGCGCGAGCACGCCCGCGAGCACGCCACCACGACCTCGACCGTCGCCCGTGCCTACGGCTACCTCGCCGATCACGCGATCATCACCCTCGGCGATCGGCGCCGCGCTCGTGTGCCCGCCGACGGCGCGATCGCGGCCGCTCGGCTACTGGACGCCGACCGGGTGTTCCGCCTCGCCGGCAGCGACGATCCCGCTCTCCAACTGCTCCTCGACCGCGTCGGCCCGGCGGTGGTGCCGGTCGGGACCCGCGGCAGCTTCCAGGGCCTGCGCGCCCTGGCCCGCGGTGACGCCGACGGCGCCGCGATCCACCTGCGCCACTACACCGGCGCCTACAACGCCCCCTACGCCCGCGCCCTGCTCCGCGGGCGACACCCGCACCTGCTGCACCTGTGGCGCCGCGAACAGGGCCTGATCGTTCCCGCCGGCAACCCGCACCACCTCACCAGCCCGGCCGACCTGGCCGGGCGCCTCGTCGCCCGCCGCGAACCCGGCGCGGGAACCCGCGTGCTGCTTGACCAGCTCCTCCTCGCCACCGGCACCGGCCCGCACACCCTGCAGGGCCCGCAGCTGGACTCGCACCTGGAGATCGCGCTGGCCGTCGCGTCCGGCATCGCCGACACCGCGCTGGGGCTCCGCGCCACCGCCGCCGACCTCGGGCTCGACTTCATCCCGCTGGCCTGGGAGTTCTACGACATCGCCCTGCCCGGTGCTGCGCTGGGCGCCGCCCGCCCGCTGCTCACCGCCATCACCGACCCTGACGTCCAGGCCGCGATCACCGCCCTCGGCGGCTACGACCTCACCACCGCCGGCACCCTCACCGACCTCACCTCCTCGATCCCTACGGCGCGCGGGGCGGATCGTCACGATCCGAGCCTCGGCGCCGCGGCAGCAACAGCCGCTGGACGCTGA
- a CDS encoding IS256 family transposase, whose protein sequence is MTETIEGVPDRIDQQQLAQQLVEAARAEGVELVGPGGLLTGLTKTVLETALEAEMTEHLGYDRHDRAGQENPNSRNGTRVKTVLTEIGPVQIEVPRDRDASFDPVIVRKRQRRLDGIDEIVLSLTARGLTTGEVAAHFDEVYGAKVSKDTISRITDKVLEEMGEWAQRPLDAVYPVLFIDAIHIKVRDGQVTNRPFYVVIGVTVDGHRDILGIWAGDGGEGAKYWLHVLTEIKNRGVADACIVVCDGLKGLPESITTVWPQALVQACVLHLIRNTFRYASRRYWEQMARDLRPVYTAPTEAAAKARFDEFTATWGGQYPAIIALWRNAWSEFVPFLDYDVEIRKVICSTNAIESINARYRRAVKARGHFPTEQAALKCLYLVTRSLDPTGKGRARWAMRWKPALNAFAITFAGRIVPSNGN, encoded by the coding sequence ATGACCGAGACGATCGAGGGTGTGCCGGATCGGATTGATCAGCAACAGCTCGCCCAGCAGTTGGTGGAGGCGGCCCGGGCCGAGGGGGTGGAGCTCGTCGGCCCGGGCGGTCTGCTCACCGGGTTGACCAAGACCGTGCTCGAGACCGCCCTGGAGGCGGAGATGACCGAGCACCTGGGCTATGACCGCCACGACCGGGCCGGGCAGGAGAACCCCAACTCCCGTAACGGGACTCGCGTCAAGACGGTGCTGACCGAGATCGGGCCGGTGCAGATCGAGGTGCCCCGTGACCGCGACGCCAGCTTCGACCCGGTCATCGTGCGCAAGCGCCAACGCCGTCTGGACGGGATCGACGAGATCGTGTTGTCGCTGACCGCGCGCGGTCTGACCACCGGTGAGGTGGCGGCGCATTTCGACGAGGTCTACGGCGCGAAGGTCTCCAAGGACACGATCTCCCGGATCACCGACAAGGTCCTCGAGGAGATGGGCGAATGGGCCCAGCGCCCGCTCGATGCGGTCTATCCGGTGCTGTTCATCGACGCCATCCACATCAAGGTCCGCGACGGCCAAGTCACCAACCGGCCCTTCTACGTCGTCATCGGCGTCACCGTGGACGGGCACCGCGACATCCTCGGGATCTGGGCCGGCGACGGCGGCGAGGGCGCCAAGTACTGGCTCCACGTCCTGACCGAGATCAAGAACCGCGGCGTCGCCGACGCCTGCATCGTGGTCTGCGACGGGTTGAAGGGCCTGCCGGAGTCGATCACCACCGTCTGGCCACAGGCGCTGGTCCAGGCCTGTGTGCTGCACCTGATCCGCAACACCTTCCGCTACGCCAGCCGCCGCTACTGGGAACAGATGGCCCGGGACCTGCGCCCGGTCTACACCGCGCCCACCGAGGCGGCCGCGAAGGCGCGGTTCGACGAGTTCACCGCGACCTGGGGCGGGCAGTACCCGGCGATCATCGCGTTGTGGCGCAACGCCTGGTCGGAGTTCGTGCCGTTCCTCGACTACGACGTCGAGATCCGGAAGGTCATCTGCAGTACGAACGCGATCGAGTCGATCAACGCCCGCTACCGGCGCGCGGTCAAGGCCCGCGGGCACTTCCCGACCGAGCAGGCCGCGCTGAAGTGCCTCTACCTGGTCACCCGATCGCTGGACCCGACCGGGAAAGGCCGGGCCCGGTGGGCGATGCGCTGGAAGCCGGCGCTCAACGCCTTCGCGATCACCTTCGCCGGACGTATCGTCCCCAGCAACGGAAACTAG
- a CDS encoding dihydrolipoyl dehydrogenase family protein, with protein MGEQMDRQEYDVIVIGGGSTGENAAWYARHNGLTAAVVESELIGGECSYWACMPSKALLRPGEALAAARRVPAAATAVTGGVDVEQALSTRDAFSSGWDDGPQADWLANIDVDVVRGRGRLTGERAVEVTAADGTTTALTARMAVVVATGTAAAIPPVDGLRDIAVWDNRDVTAAKQVPRRLLVLGGGVVGSEMAQAYRWLGAEEVTVVEQADRLLSQEEPFAGAELADALTAQGITLRTGVRAERAVRPSPDGPVTLVLDNGTELTADELLVAAGRRANTDDIGLETVGLTAGGYLDVDDQLRVRGVEGGWLYAAGDVNGRALLTHQGKYQARLVGDIIAGHDRAAWADHVAVPRVTFTDPQVAAVGRTEQQARDAGLDIRTVRYDLGSTAAGALAGKGVHGTAQLVIDTTRRVVVGATFVGPGVGELLHAATIAIVGQVPLDTLWHAVPAFPTLSEVWLRLLEAERGVS; from the coding sequence ATGGGAGAGCAGATGGACCGGCAGGAGTACGACGTCATCGTGATCGGCGGCGGGTCGACCGGGGAGAACGCGGCCTGGTACGCCCGGCACAACGGGCTGACCGCGGCGGTGGTGGAGAGCGAGCTGATCGGTGGCGAGTGCTCCTACTGGGCGTGCATGCCCAGCAAGGCGCTGCTGCGCCCCGGCGAGGCGCTCGCCGCCGCCCGCCGGGTGCCCGCCGCCGCGACGGCGGTCACCGGCGGCGTCGACGTGGAGCAGGCCCTGTCCACCCGGGACGCGTTCAGCAGCGGCTGGGACGACGGCCCGCAGGCCGACTGGCTCGCGAACATCGACGTCGACGTCGTCCGCGGACGCGGCCGACTCACCGGCGAGCGGGCCGTCGAGGTCACCGCCGCGGACGGCACCACGACCGCGCTCACCGCCCGCATGGCCGTGGTCGTGGCGACCGGCACGGCGGCCGCGATCCCCCCGGTCGACGGGCTGCGCGACATCGCCGTGTGGGACAACCGCGACGTGACCGCGGCCAAGCAGGTCCCGCGCCGGCTGCTCGTGCTCGGCGGTGGCGTGGTCGGCTCCGAGATGGCCCAGGCCTACCGCTGGCTGGGCGCCGAGGAGGTCACCGTCGTCGAGCAGGCCGACCGGCTGCTGTCCCAGGAGGAGCCGTTCGCCGGCGCCGAGCTGGCGGACGCGCTCACCGCACAGGGCATCACGCTGCGCACCGGGGTCCGCGCGGAGCGGGCCGTGCGACCGTCCCCGGACGGCCCGGTCACCCTGGTCCTCGACAACGGCACCGAGCTCACCGCCGACGAGCTGCTCGTCGCCGCCGGCCGCCGCGCCAACACCGACGACATCGGCCTGGAGACCGTCGGCCTGACCGCCGGCGGCTATCTCGACGTCGACGATCAGCTGCGGGTGCGGGGCGTCGAGGGCGGCTGGCTCTACGCCGCGGGCGACGTCAACGGGCGCGCGCTGCTCACCCACCAGGGCAAGTACCAGGCCCGCCTGGTCGGCGACATCATCGCCGGGCACGACCGGGCCGCCTGGGCAGACCACGTCGCGGTGCCCCGGGTGACCTTCACCGACCCGCAGGTCGCCGCCGTCGGCCGCACCGAGCAGCAGGCCCGCGACGCGGGCCTCGACATCCGCACCGTGCGCTACGACCTCGGCTCCACCGCGGCCGGCGCGCTGGCGGGCAAGGGCGTGCACGGCACCGCGCAGCTGGTCATCGACACCACCCGCCGGGTGGTCGTCGGCGCGACGTTCGTCGGCCCAGGCGTCGGTGAGCTGCTGCACGCGGCCACCATCGCCATCGTCGGGCAGGTGCCGCTGGACACGCTCTGGCACGCCGTACCCGCTTTCCCCACCCTGAGCGAGGTGTGGCTGCGGCTGCTGGAGGCCGAGCGCGGGGTGTCCTGA
- a CDS encoding DUF427 domain-containing protein, which translates to MLWRPGCPFCSRLRRGLDRAGVATVEHDIWAEPSAAARVREATGGDETVPTVVIGGQALVNPSVAQVLAAVRAEFPDDPAPTAPPAAPSGRTGAGWTAVVLLAWVLLALWRPTTTWHLAPALLAAAWPWAAGQDVRTGDRRGAVRIGWAGVAGLAVAGIAALGLARANLLRGPTFGGFPDVVTEAVVLGGGAAVAAVLIGLYRALRTTVTRSAWVGDERIAVSDDVVMVEGNAYFPASAVRPGVLTPSSTTSVCPWKGRARYFTVTVDGVELPDGAWTYPRPLPLARRVKGRIAFWGGVAVRQE; encoded by the coding sequence ATGCTGTGGAGGCCCGGGTGCCCGTTCTGCTCGAGGTTGCGCCGGGGCCTGGACCGGGCAGGCGTCGCGACCGTCGAGCACGACATCTGGGCGGAACCGTCCGCCGCGGCCCGCGTCCGCGAGGCCACCGGCGGGGACGAGACCGTGCCGACGGTCGTGATCGGCGGGCAGGCACTGGTGAACCCGTCGGTCGCGCAGGTGCTCGCCGCGGTGCGGGCGGAGTTCCCCGACGACCCCGCGCCGACCGCGCCGCCCGCCGCCCCGTCGGGCCGGACCGGGGCCGGGTGGACCGCGGTGGTCCTGCTGGCCTGGGTGCTCCTCGCCCTGTGGCGGCCCACGACCACCTGGCACCTCGCACCGGCCCTGCTCGCGGCGGCGTGGCCCTGGGCGGCGGGGCAGGACGTGCGCACCGGTGACCGCCGCGGCGCCGTCCGAATCGGGTGGGCGGGGGTGGCGGGCCTCGCGGTGGCCGGGATCGCGGCGCTCGGGCTGGCACGCGCGAATCTGCTGCGCGGCCCGACGTTCGGGGGGTTCCCGGACGTGGTGACTGAGGCGGTGGTGCTCGGCGGTGGGGCGGCGGTGGCGGCCGTGCTGATCGGGCTGTACCGGGCGTTGCGGACCACGGTGACGCGGTCGGCCTGGGTCGGCGACGAGCGGATCGCGGTGTCCGACGACGTGGTGATGGTGGAGGGCAACGCCTACTTCCCGGCCTCGGCGGTCCGGCCGGGGGTGCTGACCCCGAGCTCGACGACGTCGGTGTGTCCGTGGAAGGGGCGGGCGCGGTACTTCACGGTGACCGTCGACGGTGTCGAGCTGCCCGACGGGGCGTGGACCTACCCGCGACCGTTGCCGCTGGCCCGGCGGGTGAAGGGCCGGATCGCGTTCTGGGGTGGGGTGGCGGTCCGGCAGGAGTGA
- the nrtS gene encoding nitrate/nitrite transporter NrtS yields the protein MTWSHPAQALGLVLRGRTVRTAAPVAAVVGTILSAVNQGEVLLGGAAGTGTWVRVAVNFLVPFCVASIGFLSACRVRPDDGPPR from the coding sequence ATGACCTGGTCACATCCCGCGCAGGCGCTCGGGCTGGTCCTGCGGGGCCGCACCGTCCGCACGGCCGCGCCGGTGGCGGCGGTCGTCGGGACGATCCTGTCGGCGGTGAACCAGGGCGAGGTGCTGCTCGGCGGTGCGGCCGGGACCGGGACGTGGGTGCGGGTCGCGGTCAACTTCCTCGTGCCGTTCTGCGTGGCGAGCATCGGGTTCCTCTCCGCCTGCCGGGTCCGGCCCGATGACGGTCCCCCACGATGA
- a CDS encoding RNA polymerase sigma factor, whose protein sequence is MNDHAATTPDPGRRSSAAAFARYVEPEVPVLYRVALTMAGQPADAEDLVQDTLVRAYRAIDRFDGAHPRAWLLTILRNTHRNRARTRIPALLHDDEDPAGRLDRGGDTRSAEDIVVDAQFEAVVADALAALPTMHRTVVQLVDVDGLTYAEAALALGIPRGTVMSRLHRARARIRTRLVAAGLVPHRSRP, encoded by the coding sequence GTGAACGACCACGCGGCCACGACGCCCGACCCGGGCCGTCGCTCGTCCGCGGCCGCGTTCGCCCGCTACGTCGAGCCGGAAGTCCCGGTCCTCTACCGGGTGGCCCTGACCATGGCGGGCCAGCCCGCCGACGCCGAGGACCTCGTCCAGGACACCCTCGTGCGCGCCTACCGCGCCATCGACCGCTTCGACGGCGCCCACCCCCGCGCCTGGCTGCTGACCATCCTGCGCAACACCCACCGCAACAGGGCCCGCACCCGCATCCCGGCACTCCTGCACGACGACGAGGACCCCGCCGGGCGCCTCGACCGCGGCGGTGACACCCGCAGCGCCGAGGACATCGTGGTCGACGCCCAGTTCGAGGCCGTCGTCGCTGACGCCCTCGCCGCGCTGCCCACCATGCACCGCACGGTGGTCCAGCTCGTCGACGTCGACGGCCTCACCTACGCCGAGGCCGCACTCGCCCTCGGAATCCCGCGGGGCACCGTGATGAGCCGGCTGCACCGCGCCCGCGCCCGCATCCGCACCCGCCTGGTGGCCGCCGGGCTCGTCCCCCACCGGAGCCGACCGTGA
- a CDS encoding zf-HC2 domain-containing protein → MMSLSEMARCLRTSRVLQRYLDGEADDLTAARVAEHLETCRRCGLQARTYQAIKEALRSGSRDVDDLALRRLHAFSRSLADTDDAG, encoded by the coding sequence ATGATGTCGTTGTCCGAGATGGCCCGCTGCCTGCGCACCTCCCGGGTACTGCAGCGCTACCTCGACGGCGAGGCCGACGACCTCACCGCCGCCCGGGTCGCCGAGCACCTCGAGACGTGCCGCCGCTGCGGCCTGCAGGCCCGGACCTACCAGGCCATCAAGGAAGCGCTGCGCTCCGGCTCCCGAGACGTCGACGACCTCGCCCTGCGCCGGCTGCACGCCTTCAGCCGGTCCCTGGCCGACACCGACGACGCCGGCTGA
- the nuoH gene encoding NADH-quinone oxidoreductase subunit NuoH, with translation MTRTQQLLADDPLWLILLKVGVLFAIGVVLTLVMINAERKVVGRMQQRPGPNRTGPGGWLQSLADGLKLAFKEDIMPVNADKVVYFIAPIIATIPAFVAFSVIPFGGEVTIFGEPTVLQLVDLPVGVLVVLAASSIGVYGIVLGGWASGSPYPLLSALRSAAQVISYEIALGLSIVAVILYAGSLSTADIVAAQAGGWFGWLLIPSFVVFVIAMVGETNRAPFDLPEAESELVGGFHTEYSSLKFALFFLAEYVNMVTVSAMATTLFLGGGMWPWPLSFLNASGWLQFVAFLLKTMIFLFLFIWLRGTLPRLRYDQFMRLGWKVLVPGSLLWILTIFAIRTWRNSEGGDLTALLFVIGIVLGVVLLVAFLVPDRPQPEPVIELASDYPVPPLDLVVPTRARHRIAGRTNLTALDRDRASGGR, from the coding sequence GTGACCCGCACACAACAGCTGCTCGCCGACGACCCGCTCTGGCTGATCCTGCTCAAAGTGGGGGTGCTGTTCGCCATCGGCGTGGTGCTCACACTTGTCATGATCAACGCCGAGCGCAAGGTCGTGGGCCGGATGCAGCAGCGTCCCGGCCCCAACCGCACCGGCCCCGGTGGCTGGCTGCAGAGCCTGGCCGACGGCTTGAAGCTGGCGTTCAAGGAAGACATCATGCCGGTGAACGCCGACAAGGTGGTCTACTTCATCGCCCCGATCATCGCCACGATCCCCGCGTTCGTCGCGTTCTCCGTCATCCCGTTCGGCGGCGAGGTCACGATCTTCGGCGAGCCGACGGTGCTGCAGCTCGTCGACCTCCCGGTCGGCGTGCTCGTCGTGCTCGCGGCGAGTTCGATCGGCGTCTACGGCATCGTGCTCGGCGGCTGGGCCTCCGGCTCGCCGTACCCGCTGCTCTCCGCACTGCGCAGCGCCGCTCAGGTGATCTCTTACGAGATCGCGCTGGGCCTCTCGATCGTCGCGGTGATCCTTTATGCGGGCTCGCTTTCCACCGCCGACATCGTCGCGGCGCAGGCGGGCGGCTGGTTCGGCTGGCTGCTGATCCCGAGCTTCGTGGTGTTCGTGATCGCGATGGTGGGTGAGACCAACCGCGCCCCGTTCGACCTTCCGGAGGCCGAGTCCGAGCTGGTCGGCGGCTTCCACACCGAGTACTCGTCGCTGAAGTTCGCGCTGTTCTTCCTGGCCGAGTACGTCAACATGGTCACCGTCTCGGCCATGGCCACCACGCTGTTCCTGGGTGGCGGGATGTGGCCGTGGCCGCTCTCGTTCCTCAACGCCAGCGGCTGGCTGCAGTTCGTCGCCTTCCTGCTCAAGACGATGATCTTCCTGTTCCTGTTCATCTGGCTGCGCGGCACGCTTCCCCGCCTGCGCTACGACCAGTTCATGCGGCTGGGCTGGAAGGTACTGGTCCCCGGCAGCCTGCTCTGGATCCTCACGATCTTCGCGATCCGCACCTGGCGCAACAGCGAGGGCGGCGACCTCACCGCACTGTTGTTCGTCATCGGCATCGTCCTCGGGGTCGTGCTGCTGGTGGCGTTCCTGGTGCCCGACCGGCCCCAGCCCGAGCCGGTGATCGAGCTGGCGTCGGACTACCCAGTCCCGCCGCTCGACCTCGTCGTGCCCACCCGGGCGCGGCATCGGATCGCGGGCCGAACGAATCTCACTGCTCTTGACCGCGACCGGGCGAGCGGCGGTAGGTAG
- a CDS encoding TVP38/TMEM64 family protein yields MVEHDPAAAEPGQPDRGVIPEVRSVGRAVRVRLAVLGVVVAAAVVVAVVVGLPDVESLRAGIAAAGPAAPVLFVLLYAVATLAPLPKNVLSTVAGVLFGLVPGVALVLLAALLGAAGAFGLGRLLGRGAVERFTGARVARVDELLRRRGLLAVIGVRLVPVVPFTAVNYAAGLTAVRIRDYALGTALGIIPGTIAFVALGAYGSSPGSWPFVVAVVALVGLTAGGAVVARRSRRRSAVGPGPGAR; encoded by the coding sequence GTGGTCGAGCATGACCCGGCGGCCGCGGAGCCCGGGCAACCCGACCGCGGCGTGATCCCCGAGGTCCGGTCGGTCGGCCGCGCGGTGCGGGTGCGGCTTGCTGTGCTAGGCGTGGTCGTCGCTGCGGCGGTTGTCGTCGCGGTCGTGGTGGGGTTGCCCGACGTGGAGTCGCTGCGAGCCGGCATCGCGGCGGCCGGGCCCGCGGCGCCGGTGCTGTTCGTGCTGCTCTACGCGGTCGCCACGCTGGCCCCGCTGCCCAAGAACGTGTTGTCCACCGTGGCCGGGGTGCTGTTCGGGTTGGTGCCGGGCGTGGCCCTGGTCCTGCTCGCGGCCCTGCTCGGCGCGGCGGGTGCGTTCGGGTTGGGTCGCCTGCTGGGGCGCGGTGCCGTCGAACGGTTCACCGGGGCGAGGGTGGCTCGGGTCGACGAGTTGTTGCGGCGGCGCGGGTTGCTCGCCGTGATCGGGGTGCGGCTGGTGCCGGTGGTGCCGTTCACCGCGGTCAACTATGCGGCCGGGCTGACCGCGGTCCGGATCCGCGACTACGCCCTGGGCACCGCGCTGGGCATCATCCCCGGCACCATCGCGTTCGTGGCGCTGGGGGCCTACGGCTCGTCGCCGGGTTCGTGGCCGTTCGTCGTCGCGGTCGTCGCCCTCGTCGGGCTCACCGCCGGCGGCGCGGTCGTCGCTCGCCGGTCGAGGCGCCGCAGTGCGGTCGGGCCCGGCCCGGGAGCGAGGTGA
- a CDS encoding MerR family DNA-binding protein, whose translation MTVGRAAALVGLSPKAVRLYEHRGLLPTAERTESGYRLFTADDLDVLHFIRQAKALDLTLDEIKDVLDLQRGGEQTCARVTSLLDEHLAGIDRKLADLRRLRRALSAARRAADTAQREGCNAVVCRIIAHTPTDTEIGPRGCS comes from the coding sequence ATGACCGTCGGCCGAGCCGCCGCACTGGTCGGGCTCAGTCCCAAAGCCGTGCGGCTCTACGAACACAGGGGACTGCTCCCCACCGCGGAGCGCACCGAATCGGGGTACCGACTGTTCACCGCCGACGACCTCGACGTGCTGCACTTCATCCGGCAGGCCAAAGCCCTCGACCTGACCCTGGACGAGATCAAGGACGTGCTGGACCTGCAACGGGGCGGCGAACAGACCTGTGCGCGCGTGACCAGCCTGCTCGACGAGCACCTCGCCGGAATCGACCGCAAGCTCGCCGACCTCCGCCGGCTGCGTCGCGCGCTGTCGGCCGCCCGCCGCGCCGCCGACACCGCCCAACGCGAGGGCTGCAACGCCGTGGTCTGCCGGATCATCGCGCACACACCGACCGACACCGAGATCGGGCCTCGCGGGTGCAGCTGA